TCGGGGGAGCCGGTGTCACCCTCGTGGGTGGCGTACTCCTTGAGGATCTCTTCCTTGTTGGGCAGGGGTGCCTTGGGCATCTGTGATTGCTCCTCGTCGTGGTCGTGTCCCGCCGGGTGGGCTGCGCTCATCGCAGTCCGGGGTACCTGGCCGAGCGTCGGAGCCGACGCCGTCCTGGCCCTCCTGGGATCACCCGCCGTGCCGGTGAGAAACACCGAACGGGCACGAGATGATCGCCACCGAATGGTGACTAGCGACGGAGTATAGCGAGAAGCCCGTCGCTGACCACCGTCCTACGGGCGGACGGTCGGTCCACCCACGAGGTCGAATCCGGACGGCAGGGGCAGGCTCGCCACGGATCCGTCGCCCGTGTTGACGACCCGTACCTCGCTTCCGGCATGCCAGGCCACCAGGGTGCCGGATCCGTCGGTTGCGATTCGACCGCCTGCCGCGCCGTCGCCGGCGTCGTCCACGAGCACGGTCGTGTCACCGCTGGCGGCGTCCACGCCCACGAGGGACACGCCGTCGTCGGTGTCGGCCAGGACGAGGACGGTGGAACCGTCGGGCGTCCACACGGGTGTGCTGTTGACGTCGAGGCCGTCGACCTCCACGACATCTCCATCGGGCCACGGGGCGATGCGCAGCACGCCGATGTTGGCGATCGTGTCGACGATGGCGATGTCTCCGGACTGGCTGGGGTCCCACGCCGCCCCGATGACCTGCGCACCCGCACGGCGCTGGACCTGCGGACCGGGGTTGTCTCCGGCAGCAACCCTCGAGAGGTCCATGACCAGCTCCTGTCCTCCCGTGAGGTACAGGGTCCCCGAGATGCCCGGGTGGACATCCGCCTCGGCCTGGAGTGGGTGGTGGTTGCGGGCCTGGTGGGACGCCTGCACCGATCCGCCCGGCCCGGCCCCGCTCTGGGCAGCACCACCGATGGCATCCTGCAACAGGAAGCCGTCGTTGAAGCTGACGTAGCTGCCGCCGTTGACGTTGTCGCCGGCATCGATGCCGGCGCTGTCGTCGCCATAGGGCCGCGGGTCGGTGCCGTTGGTCAGCTGCAACGTCTCGCCCAGCAGCTGGTACACGCCGTCGTCGTCGAGCCCCGGACGTTGGGCGAGCATCACGGCACGTTCACCGGCGGCGTGGAAGTCCACGTCCGTGCAGTACTGGTCGATACAGGGATAGGCGAGCCCGCCCCCGCTGCCGTCGAACTGTGCCCCCCACAGCATCGATGCCTCCTCGTTGGCCACGGTGTAGAGGATCGTTCCGGGCGGAACGGGCATGCGAACTGCTGGCGTGAAGCCGATCTCGACGCGGCCGGCGTCGCACACCTGCGACGTGACCGCACACGACATGGCCACCGGACCGGGTGCCAGGTAGTCCACCGTGGCCGGCGGCAACGAGTCGACGTTGCCCAGCACCACCGGCGCCGGCGCCCCCTCACGCGCACCCGAATCAGGATCCACCGCCCCACCCTCGGCCTGCGCCGCCGCACCGAACCCGGCCGCCCACGCATCCTCCGAGAACCCATCCACCAGGATGATCCGCTCCACATCAGCCACCGCCCCCAGGCCACGCGCATCAGCGATCGCCAACGCCGTCGCCGCACGATCCGCCCCCGACACCCGCGTCACCGACATCCCCATGGCAACCAACGCGTCCTCCACCGCCTGCCCGACCGCCGCGGTCCCACCAACGATGTTGACCGACGTGATCCCCGACCCCGCCAGGTAGTCACGCGTCGAGGTCGTCAGCTGATCGGTCTGGGTCAACAACACCGGCCACCCCTCCGCCGCAGCCCACCCACCAGCAGCCAACGTGTCAGCGAATCCGCTGGACGGGTTGCCCTCCACCCCACCCGCACGCGCCAGGATCGCCGTCGTCGCCGACGGCCGCTCACGCGCCACCTCGATCGCCGTCTCGATCCGCGTCGGTCCCGACAACCGCGACACCGACAAGCCCTCACCAGCCAGCTCGTCGACCACCGCCGCAGACACCGCCGACTCACCGCCCAGCACCACCGCCTCCGTTGCCCCGAGACGCCGGATCTCCGCCGTCGTCTGCGCCGGCACCGGCCCGTCGGTGGGCACCAACAACAACGGCCCCTCGTCCTGCAGCACCCCCGACGCCAACGAGTCCGCGAACACGTCCTCCCGCCCGATCAGCACCCGCTGCGCGCCCTCGTCGGGAAACGTCACCCGCGACAGCTCCACCGTCACATCCACGTTCGGCATCGAGGACTCCCCCAGCCCCACCGCGATCGTGTCCGCAGGAAACGGCCCCTCCTCCCCCGCCACCACCGGGACGACCCCCACCAGCGCCAGCACACACGCCACGACGACCAACAGCATCCAACGCTTCACCACGGACTCCTCACCACGACCATCCAGATGTGGTGAGGCTAGGAACCCCCGCTAACCAACCGCTAACGAGCGAGCCGGGAACCCGACGATCAACCCTCGAGGTAGTGCTCGTGGACCCAGCCGATCGACGCGACGAGCTGCACCAGCCCCTCGCCGCCGTCCTCCACCTTCAGCGCATCCTCCTCGAGTGCCTTCCAGACGTCCTCGGCCTCCATGTCGGGGGCGAGCGCCAGCAGCAGCGCCGCCTGGCCGCTGATGAAGGGCGCGGCCATCGATGTCCCGCTCCAGCTGGCCCATCCGCCACCCGGGACGGGGGCGATGATGTGTTCGCCCGGGGCGGAGATGTCCACCCAGCCCCCACGGCTGGAGAACCCGGCCAGGACGGTTCCGTCCGTCGCCAGCGCGGCGGTCGCGATGACCTCGTCGAACTCCGCCGGGTAGTGCTTCTCGTCGGTACCGGTGTTGCCGGCCGCGGCGACGATGACGACCTGCTGGTCCTCCGCGTCCTTGACCGCCTGCTCGAGGACCTTCGACTTCTCCCCCGCGCCGAAGCTGATGTTGATGACGTCAGCACCCTGCTCCAGCGCCATCCAGATCGCCTCTGCGGCGAGGAAGCTGCTGCCCATGCCCTCGGCGTCGAGCACCCGGAAGGGCATGACGGTGACATCGGGGGCCGCGAGGTCGACGATGGCGGTGATGTGGGTGCCGTGCCCGTGGGCCTCGTCGACCGTGCCGTCACCGTCGTCGTCGACGCCGTTGGCGACCTCGTTGGGGTCCGGGTCGTCGTCGACGAGGTCCCACCCTCCGTCCAGGGTGACGAACGGGACGGCGCTCGGGTCGACGCCGGTGTCCAGGACCGCAACGCGAACGCCAGCGCCGTGGGTCTGTTCGTGCGCCGCGGCGAGGTCGAGCAGTCCGACGGCCGGCTGGGTGCGGAAGTCATCCTCGGTGCTCGGCACCGCGCGGGCCTCTCCGTCGTTCCACCCGCTCATGCGTCCGCCGGCCTCGGGAATCGAGCCGGTGATGTCCTCCTCGGCGTAGGCCACCCCCTCCTGCTTCTTGATCTTGTCGGCGGCCTTGTGCGCGTCGTGGTCGGACCTGAACCGCCAGACGTTGCGGGACGCGAGGACCGGCTCGACGACGGTCGTGTCGCTCGCCGCCGCGATGGCGGCGGGGTCCACCCCCGACCCGAGGCGGGCGACGATGTCACCGGGCTCGCCGGCGCTGGCACCGGTGGCCAGCAGGGGAACCAGCAGGATCGTGGACAGGCCGGCGGAAAGCAGCTTCACGAGTTTCATCGGTGCATCACCTCGAACGCCGCCCAGCCGACCGGATGGGCTCCGGTTGCCGCTGCGGCTCGTTGTGCTCGTTGGAGTGCCGCGGACACGGGGGATCCCGAGATCGCGGCGTCGTAGGCGTCGGCCAGGAGGGGGCCGGTCAGGTCGTCGGGCACGTCCCACTTGGCGACGACGACCGCCCGCGCACCCGCGCCCAGCAGTGCCCTCGCCATGCCGGCCCGCTCACCGCCGAGCGCGGCGGAACGGCCGACGGCGCAGGCGCTGAGGACGACAGTGGTGTCGGTCCAGGGCAGTGAGGCGAGGGTGCTCGCCGAGGTCCATCCGTCGGCCAGCTGCACGTCGGAGGCGAAGGGCGCGTCGGTGCGGAACCGTCCGTGGCAGGCAAGGTGCACATGGCGGCCCGGTCGCAGGCCATGGGCGAGCGCCTCGAGGGTCGCCGCGGGGCCGATCAGGACCTCTGCCCCGGGTATCCGGTCCGCGAGGTGCTGCACCTCGTCCACCGCCCCGGGCAGGGCGTCCGGGGTCGGCGCCAGCATCAGGGGCGCGTCGTCCAGCCCCAGTCGGTCGTCCCAGTGCTGGGTCAGGCCGGTCGCCGGCGTGACGGAGATGCGGTGGTCGGCGACCAGCGGCCTCGCTCGTCCGCCCAGCGCGGCGAAGGGCACGTGGCTGGTGGACCCGTCCGGCGACAGGACCAGTGGGACGCCGACCGGGAGGTCCAGCGGATCGACGATCCACGCCCTGAGGAGGGACAGCAGGTGATCGGCGGTGTCGGCGAGGCGATCGGCGAACCGCGCCACGACGGGGCCACCGCCACGCAGGCGAACCCACTGCGCCTCGAGCTGGCCGACCACGACCTCGATTCGTGCCATGGGTCCCAGCTCGTGGACCGTTGTCCGCGTCCCGTGGTGCACGAAGGCACGCAGCTGGCCCCGGTGTGCCTGCCACGAGACGACCACGGCCGCCCGCGGGGTGCTGGTCGTCTGGGCACCCGCGCCGGCGGGTTCGCCCACCACGGTGCTGCTGCGGAGCTGACGTTCCAGGACCCAGGCCTTGCGATGCGACAGGGCCTCGGCCGCGTCCTGGGTCCGGTCAGCGGCAAGCAGCGCAACCACGAGGTCGTTCATCGCGTCCGCGCTGTCGTCGAGGAACCGAAGCCGGGCCAGGTGGTCGGTCAACCCGAGGCTGTCGGTCCGCAGGTCGGTGACGGCTTCGTCGATGGCCAGGACCGCCGCAGCTGGCTGTCCCTCGGCGAGGCGGACCAGCCCCCGCGCGTGGGCGACCCGTCGTTGCAGGTCCGGTCGAGGGGCACTCGACACCGCCGCCTCCGCGCCCGCCAGATGCCTGCGTGCATCCTCGAGCCGACCGGCGTCCAGGGCCGGTCCCACGCCGTGGAGGTGGACGTGCGCCGTCTGGACGGGCCAGCTACCGGCGCCCAGCACCGCCAGGGCCTCGCCGACGGCAAGGGAAGGATCGGCGCCAGCAGCCAGCCCCGATTCGAGGATGGCCAGCGCGTGGAGGGGCTGGTCGTCGCAGGCGTCGGCAAGGTCCGCAGCCATCACGAGCACACCGAGGGCGTCCTGGTCGC
The nucleotide sequence above comes from Euzebya pacifica. Encoded proteins:
- a CDS encoding cell wall-binding repeat-containing protein: MKRWMLLVVVACVLALVGVVPVVAGEEGPFPADTIAVGLGESSMPNVDVTVELSRVTFPDEGAQRVLIGREDVFADSLASGVLQDEGPLLLVPTDGPVPAQTTAEIRRLGATEAVVLGGESAVSAAVVDELAGEGLSVSRLSGPTRIETAIEVARERPSATTAILARAGGVEGNPSSGFADTLAAGGWAAAEGWPVLLTQTDQLTTSTRDYLAGSGITSVNIVGGTAAVGQAVEDALVAMGMSVTRVSGADRAATALAIADARGLGAVADVERIILVDGFSEDAWAAGFGAAAQAEGGAVDPDSGAREGAPAPVVLGNVDSLPPATVDYLAPGPVAMSCAVTSQVCDAGRVEIGFTPAVRMPVPPGTILYTVANEEASMLWGAQFDGSGGGLAYPCIDQYCTDVDFHAAGERAVMLAQRPGLDDDGVYQLLGETLQLTNGTDPRPYGDDSAGIDAGDNVNGGSYVSFNDGFLLQDAIGGAAQSGAGPGGSVQASHQARNHHPLQAEADVHPGISGTLYLTGGQELVMDLSRVAAGDNPGPQVQRRAGAQVIGAAWDPSQSGDIAIVDTIANIGVLRIAPWPDGDVVEVDGLDVNSTPVWTPDGSTVLVLADTDDGVSLVGVDAASGDTTVLVDDAGDGAAGGRIATDGSGTLVAWHAGSEVRVVNTGDGSVASLPLPSGFDLVGGPTVRP
- a CDS encoding S8 family serine peptidase; its protein translation is MKLVKLLSAGLSTILLVPLLATGASAGEPGDIVARLGSGVDPAAIAAASDTTVVEPVLASRNVWRFRSDHDAHKAADKIKKQEGVAYAEEDITGSIPEAGGRMSGWNDGEARAVPSTEDDFRTQPAVGLLDLAAAHEQTHGAGVRVAVLDTGVDPSAVPFVTLDGGWDLVDDDPDPNEVANGVDDDGDGTVDEAHGHGTHITAIVDLAAPDVTVMPFRVLDAEGMGSSFLAAEAIWMALEQGADVINISFGAGEKSKVLEQAVKDAEDQQVVIVAAAGNTGTDEKHYPAEFDEVIATAALATDGTVLAGFSSRGGWVDISAPGEHIIAPVPGGGWASWSGTSMAAPFISGQAALLLALAPDMEAEDVWKALEEDALKVEDGGEGLVQLVASIGWVHEHYLEG
- a CDS encoding CHAT domain-containing protein; protein product: MIATLRQLIATDPQSAARQAMAALETARAADDDGEIGHLAYVAAQARSQEGRNAEALALIGEAERAFLRGDDRLMATRVQLGRMHVLNELGRHSDALELGGTVERRLAAQGLDDGHRWLLPTVVKNLGVTLGLLGRHQDALDAYDRALAGYRSLGMDDEAPPLLHNAGCELLALGRPDEALRRFRRAAARFAACGEAVAATQSRRDGATAHLQLGRFERALRVLRTASRRFDDLGMDGEVARTTLDIGRALLLLGQLQEAEQALRAAVRDFDRLALPHDRAAALLGLGRVLLRRHRDQDALGVLVMAADLADACDDQPLHALAILESGLAAGADPSLAVGEALAVLGAGSWPVQTAHVHLHGVGPALDAGRLEDARRHLAGAEAAVSSAPRPDLQRRVAHARGLVRLAEGQPAAAVLAIDEAVTDLRTDSLGLTDHLARLRFLDDSADAMNDLVVALLAADRTQDAAEALSHRKAWVLERQLRSSTVVGEPAGAGAQTTSTPRAAVVVSWQAHRGQLRAFVHHGTRTTVHELGPMARIEVVVGQLEAQWVRLRGGGPVVARFADRLADTADHLLSLLRAWIVDPLDLPVGVPLVLSPDGSTSHVPFAALGGRARPLVADHRISVTPATGLTQHWDDRLGLDDAPLMLAPTPDALPGAVDEVQHLADRIPGAEVLIGPAATLEALAHGLRPGRHVHLACHGRFRTDAPFASDVQLADGWTSASTLASLPWTDTTVVLSACAVGRSAALGGERAGMARALLGAGARAVVVAKWDVPDDLTGPLLADAYDAAISGSPVSAALQRAQRAAAATGAHPVGWAAFEVMHR